One Chloroflexota bacterium genomic window carries:
- the rpmD gene encoding 50S ribosomal protein L30, which translates to MPSQRKLKITWVKSAIGYKKNQKATITALGLRKLGQVIEREDNPQIRGMVFTVRHLVKCESTDE; encoded by the coding sequence ATGCCAAGCCAGCGTAAATTGAAAATCACGTGGGTCAAGAGCGCAATCGGATACAAGAAGAATCAAAAAGCGACGATTACCGCGCTGGGATTGCGCAAACTGGGTCAGGTGATCGAGCGTGAAGATAATCCGCAGATTCGCGGAATGGTTTTCACCGTGCGGCATCTGGTCAAGTGCGAATCAACGGATGAATA